One window from the genome of Malacoplasma penetrans HF-2 encodes:
- the rplN gene encoding 50S ribosomal protein L14 — MIQFMTKLNVADNTGAKQVGVIKVLGGTKRRYASVGDIVVVSVKKAQPDGIVRKGQVCKAVIVRVKKNITRSSGNSLSFDDNACVIIKEDKTPRGSRIFGPVARELRDKGFSKIVSLAPEVL, encoded by the coding sequence ATGATTCAATTTATGACAAAACTAAACGTAGCAGATAACACTGGTGCAAAACAAGTTGGAGTAATTAAAGTATTGGGTGGAACTAAAAGAAGATATGCTTCTGTTGGTGACATTGTTGTAGTTTCAGTTAAAAAAGCTCAACCTGACGGAATTGTTAGAAAAGGGCAAGTGTGCAAAGCTGTAATTGTGCGTGTAAAAAAGAACATCACTAGATCTAGTGGTAACTCATTATCTTTTGATGATAATGCTTGTGTAATTATCAAAGAAGATAAAACACCTAGAGGTTCACGTATATTTGGACCAGTAGCTAGAGAACTTAGAGATAAAGGTTTTTCTAAAATTGTATCTTTAGCTCCAGAAGTATTATAA
- a CDS encoding type Z 30S ribosomal protein S14, producing the protein MAKKSLIVKQKKHPKFKVRAYTRCERCGRPRAVIRKFGICRLCFRDLAYKGAIPGVKKASW; encoded by the coding sequence ATGGCAAAAAAATCATTAATTGTTAAACAAAAAAAACACCCTAAATTTAAAGTAAGAGCATACACACGTTGTGAAAGATGTGGAAGACCAAGAGCTGTAATTAGAAAATTTGGTATTTGCCGTTTATGTTTTAGAGACCTTGCTTATAAAGGTGCAATTCCTGGTGTTAAGAAAGCATCATGATAG
- the rpsQ gene encoding 30S ribosomal protein S17, whose protein sequence is MSSQVNTTRDSRRKILQGIVVSDKMQKTIVVQVERKSKHRLYKKLVITHKKYHAHDEKEECKIGDFVEIMETRPLSATKRWRLNKIIQKAK, encoded by the coding sequence ATGAGCAGTCAAGTAAATACTACAAGAGATAGTAGAAGAAAAATTTTGCAAGGTATTGTTGTATCTGACAAAATGCAAAAAACTATCGTTGTTCAAGTTGAAAGAAAGTCAAAACATAGACTTTATAAAAAATTAGTAATTACTCACAAAAAATATCATGCACATGATGAAAAAGAAGAGTGTAAAATTGGTGATTTTGTAGAAATTATGGAAACAAGACCACTAAGCGCTACTAAAAGATGAAGATTAAATAAGATCATTCAAAAAGCTAAGTAG
- the rplP gene encoding 50S ribosomal protein L16 — translation MLEPKRTKYRRPHKVSYEGKAKGNKYVAFGEFGLMATNGAWISNRQIESARIAISKALGKTGKMWIRIFPHLSLTKKPLEVRMGSGKGSPEKWVAVVKAGTVMFEVANIPEEVARTALKNAGNKLSVNWKIVKKGEIAHD, via the coding sequence ATGTTAGAGCCAAAACGTACAAAATATAGAAGACCTCATAAAGTAAGTTATGAAGGAAAAGCTAAAGGAAACAAATATGTTGCTTTTGGTGAATTTGGTTTAATGGCAACTAATGGTGCTTGAATATCAAATCGTCAAATCGAATCTGCTCGTATTGCTATTTCAAAAGCTTTGGGGAAAACAGGAAAGATGTGAATTCGTATTTTCCCACATTTATCTTTAACAAAGAAACCTCTAGAAGTTCGTATGGGATCTGGAAAAGGTTCACCAGAAAAATGAGTTGCTGTTGTTAAAGCAGGAACAGTGATGTTTGAAGTTGCAAACATTCCAGAAGAAGTTGCAAGAACTGCATTGAAAAATGCTGGGAACAAACTTTCTGTTAATTGAAAAATAGTTAAGAAGGGAGAGATTGCTCATGATTAA
- the rplX gene encoding 50S ribosomal protein L24, whose protein sequence is MQRLKKGDKVRVISGSEKGKEGIILQVFPELNTAQVEGVNVRKRHKKANQENQEGGIVDIAVPLNMSKLALIDNKAKGKTTRIKYGFDKNNKKVRISKISNSEIGSK, encoded by the coding sequence ATGCAAAGATTAAAAAAAGGCGACAAAGTTAGAGTTATTTCAGGTTCTGAAAAAGGTAAAGAAGGAATTATTTTACAAGTATTTCCTGAGTTAAACACAGCACAAGTTGAAGGTGTAAATGTTAGAAAAAGACATAAAAAAGCAAATCAAGAAAACCAAGAAGGTGGAATAGTTGATATTGCAGTTCCTTTAAATATGTCTAAGTTAGCTTTGATTGATAACAAAGCAAAAGGAAAAACAACAAGAATTAAATACGGTTTTGATAAAAACAATAAAAAAGTAAGAATTTCAAAAATTTCTAATAGTGAAATAGGAAGTAAGTAG
- the rpmC gene encoding 50S ribosomal protein L29, producing MIKELRTKTDNELGNLISKLKIQLLEMRFKIANGEVEGLHKFKEIKKTIAMAMTVLSERNVKISFSTFSTQLIKQKNGKQEIVSLSIVDERKDAVKSQPKAKPVEANKPAVSESKKEEPKKVETNNKPVAKPVVKKEQPVQSKPAAKPTAKPVAKPVAKTTASNSKPATSKPVSKPTGKPVAKPAASNSKPVASKPMAKPAAKPTGKPVAKPAAKPAASNSKPTTSKPASKTTAKAPVKGKK from the coding sequence ATGATTAAAGAGTTAAGAACAAAAACTGATAATGAGTTAGGTAATCTAATCTCTAAACTTAAAATTCAGTTATTAGAAATGAGATTTAAAATAGCTAATGGTGAAGTTGAAGGTCTTCATAAATTTAAAGAAATTAAAAAGACTATAGCAATGGCTATGACAGTTCTTTCTGAAAGAAATGTGAAAATCTCTTTCTCAACATTCAGCACTCAATTAATTAAACAAAAAAATGGGAAACAAGAAATTGTAAGCTTATCTATTGTTGATGAAAGAAAAGATGCTGTTAAATCTCAACCTAAAGCAAAACCAGTTGAGGCTAATAAACCAGCAGTTAGTGAATCTAAAAAAGAAGAACCAAAAAAAGTTGAAACTAACAACAAACCAGTTGCAAAACCTGTTGTTAAAAAAGAACAACCTGTTCAATCAAAACCAGCAGCAAAACCAACTGCAAAACCTGTAGCTAAACCAGTTGCAAAAACAACTGCATCAAACTCTAAACCAGCTACAAGCAAACCGGTTTCAAAACCAACAGGAAAACCTGTTGCAAAACCAGCTGCTTCAAATTCTAAACCAGTAGCTAGCAAGCCAATGGCTAAGCCAGCAGCAAAACCAACAGGAAAACCTGTTGCAAAACCAGCAGCTAAACCAGCTGCTTCAAACTCAAAACCTACTACAAGCAAACCTGCAAGTAAAACAACTGCTAAAGCACCAGTGAAAGGAAAGAAATAA
- the rplF gene encoding 50S ribosomal protein L6, which translates to MSRVGNRLLSIPSGVNVEVEKSLVKITGKLGTLSVPFDSKKLSVLNKDSMVIVKRANDEKETKMLHGTTNANINNALIGVNSGHTKKLKIVGVGYKAAVNGNKINLNLGYSHPIDLEIPAGLNVTCPQATEVVITGADKAVVGQFAAVIRSKRPPEPYKGKGVAYSNEVIIRKVGKTAEGSKK; encoded by the coding sequence ATGTCAAGAGTTGGAAATAGATTATTATCAATTCCAAGTGGTGTTAATGTAGAGGTTGAAAAATCTCTAGTTAAAATTACTGGAAAACTTGGAACATTATCAGTTCCATTTGATAGCAAAAAATTATCAGTATTAAACAAAGATTCAATGGTAATTGTTAAAAGAGCAAACGATGAAAAAGAAACAAAAATGTTGCATGGAACAACTAATGCAAACATTAACAATGCTCTTATTGGTGTTAATAGTGGACATACTAAAAAACTTAAAATTGTAGGTGTTGGTTATAAAGCTGCTGTTAATGGAAACAAAATCAATTTAAACTTAGGATATTCTCATCCAATTGATTTAGAAATTCCAGCAGGATTAAATGTAACTTGTCCTCAAGCTACAGAAGTTGTTATTACAGGTGCTGATAAAGCAGTTGTAGGACAATTTGCAGCAGTAATTAGAAGCAAAAGACCACCAGAACCTTATAAAGGTAAAGGTGTTGCTTATAGTAATGAAGTGATTATTAGAAAAGTTGGTAAGACTGCTGAAGGTTCTAAAAAATAA
- the rplO gene encoding 50S ribosomal protein L15 has product MKLENLKSKEGSRHKTKRVGRGFGSGIGKTSTRGSKGQKSRKSGHTRPGFEGGQTTLYRRIPKIGFNNKNFANNYNVVTLNNIVKLNLANVDKKVLVEKGLIEDNKLPIKVIGTATISKPISVSAHKFSKGSVATLEKSKSKFVVIK; this is encoded by the coding sequence ATGAAATTAGAAAATTTAAAAAGTAAAGAAGGTTCTAGACACAAAACTAAAAGAGTTGGTAGAGGTTTTGGTAGTGGAATCGGAAAAACTTCAACAAGAGGTAGTAAAGGTCAAAAATCTAGAAAATCAGGACACACAAGACCTGGATTTGAAGGTGGACAAACTACTTTATATAGAAGAATACCTAAGATTGGTTTCAATAACAAAAACTTTGCAAATAACTACAATGTTGTAACTTTAAATAATATTGTTAAATTAAATTTAGCTAATGTTGATAAAAAAGTATTAGTTGAAAAAGGTTTGATTGAAGATAACAAATTACCTATTAAGGTAATTGGAACTGCAACTATTAGCAAGCCAATTTCTGTTTCAGCTCACAAATTCTCTAAAGGATCTGTTGCTACTTTAGAAAAAAGTAAGTCTAAATTTGTTGTAATTAAGTAA
- the rplR gene encoding 50S ribosomal protein L18, whose product MKNINLNRKEKRTERHKKVLRKFRKIDNDLPRLRITKTNQHIFAQLLDDNKNIVIASSSSVQLKLANGNIENSKKVGEDIAKKAISKKIKAINFDCGGSKYHGRVSALADAARKTGLKF is encoded by the coding sequence ATGAAAAATATTAATCTTAATAGAAAAGAAAAAAGAACTGAACGTCATAAAAAAGTTCTTAGAAAATTTAGAAAAATCGATAATGATTTACCAAGACTTCGTATCACTAAAACTAATCAACATATTTTTGCCCAATTATTGGATGATAATAAAAACATTGTAATTGCTTCAAGTTCTTCAGTGCAACTTAAACTAGCTAATGGAAACATTGAAAATAGTAAAAAAGTTGGAGAAGACATTGCTAAAAAAGCAATCAGTAAAAAAATTAAAGCAATCAATTTTGACTGTGGTGGATCTAAATACCATGGTAGAGTTTCAGCATTAGCAGATGCTGCTAGAAAAACAGGATTAAAATTCTAA
- the secY gene encoding preprotein translocase subunit SecY — MNNLSTYQNKKSFWNELKQIFTNKQVLVSFVATLVLLILFRIGSAITMPGLTITDSLSDSTQSSFLGVLNLLGGGGISRLSFMAIGVSPYITAQIIVQLLSSDLIKPLTRLSKAGERGKRKLEIITRLITIPFAIMQAYAVLSLAGTQGLVSSFFGQSALSSVPAGQIILLLLGMTAGTYLTIFISDIISKRGVGNGVTLIILSGIVASIYPNFTSVFQVLTGSSQISNQLLRYFSFAVYLVFFFLILLATTFVNGSVRKIPIQQIGQGLSKEVDEMPYLPIKLNAAGVIPVIFASSIMTIAPTISQFLPSGSAGSEFINEYLSIERPVGLVIYTVLIVLFGFFYSHIQVNSEKLAENFQKSGKFIPGVKMGEETQKYISKTLNRVNCIGVPFLACLAIVPYLITMTTGIPNGIAIGGTGVIIMVTGSLDFWSSLKSAQTNYTYSNLTKGLKKSNEGQLLGSKAETDDVKRLW, encoded by the coding sequence ATGAATAATTTATCTACATATCAAAATAAAAAATCTTTTTGAAATGAATTAAAACAAATATTTACTAATAAACAAGTGTTGGTGTCTTTTGTGGCAACACTTGTTTTATTGATTTTATTTAGAATTGGTTCTGCAATTACAATGCCAGGATTAACTATTACTGATAGTCTATCTGATAGTACTCAATCTTCATTTCTTGGAGTTTTAAACCTACTAGGTGGTGGTGGGATTTCTCGGCTTTCTTTTATGGCTATAGGGGTTTCGCCTTACATTACTGCCCAAATTATTGTCCAATTACTTTCCTCTGATTTAATTAAACCTTTAACAAGGTTATCTAAAGCTGGAGAGCGTGGAAAAAGAAAACTTGAAATCATAACTAGACTTATTACAATTCCATTTGCTATTATGCAAGCATATGCAGTACTAAGTCTTGCGGGAACTCAAGGTTTAGTTTCTTCTTTCTTTGGACAATCTGCACTAAGTAGTGTACCAGCTGGTCAAATTATCTTATTACTATTAGGGATGACTGCAGGAACTTATTTAACAATTTTCATTTCAGACATTATCTCTAAAAGAGGGGTTGGTAATGGAGTTACTCTTATTATTCTTTCAGGGATTGTGGCTTCAATTTATCCAAACTTCACAAGTGTTTTCCAAGTATTAACTGGAAGTTCACAAATTTCAAACCAATTATTAAGATACTTTAGTTTTGCAGTATATTTAGTTTTCTTCTTCTTGATCCTATTAGCAACAACATTTGTAAATGGTTCAGTTCGTAAGATTCCTATTCAACAAATTGGGCAAGGTTTATCTAAAGAAGTTGATGAAATGCCTTACTTACCAATTAAGTTAAATGCCGCTGGGGTAATTCCTGTTATTTTTGCCAGTTCAATTATGACTATTGCTCCAACAATATCTCAATTTCTACCTTCTGGTAGTGCAGGGTCAGAATTTATAAATGAATATTTATCAATTGAAAGACCAGTAGGATTAGTTATTTATACTGTGTTGATAGTTTTATTTGGATTCTTTTATTCACACATTCAAGTTAATTCTGAAAAGCTTGCTGAGAACTTTCAAAAATCTGGGAAATTTATTCCTGGAGTAAAAATGGGTGAAGAAACTCAAAAATACATTTCTAAAACTTTAAATAGAGTTAACTGTATTGGTGTTCCTTTCTTAGCTTGTTTAGCAATTGTTCCATATTTAATTACTATGACTACTGGAATTCCTAATGGGATTGCAATTGGTGGTACTGGTGTGATTATTATGGTTACAGGTTCACTAGATTTCTGATCATCACTTAAGAGTGCTCAAACAAACTATACTTATTCTAATTTGACTAAGGGTCTTAAAAAATCTAATGAAGGTCAATTATTAGGAAGTAAAGCTGAAACTGATGATGTAAAAAGATTATGGTAG
- the rplE gene encoding 50S ribosomal protein L5 yields the protein MAIKSVLYDKYKKDVTKSLMKEFNYKSTMEIPRLEKIVINSGLGDATSDSKIVEIGLKELHLITGQKPIATKSKKSIATFKLREGQAIGAKVTLRRENMWNFLTKLISIAIPRIRDFRGLSTKSFDGNGNYTFGIKEQIIFPEIVYDDVKKLRGFDITIVTSAKTDKEAMFLLKELGMPFVKTKEAK from the coding sequence ATGGCAATAAAATCTGTTCTTTACGATAAATACAAAAAAGATGTAACTAAGTCTTTAATGAAAGAATTTAACTATAAATCTACTATGGAAATTCCAAGACTTGAAAAAATTGTAATTAATTCAGGATTAGGAGATGCAACTTCTGATTCAAAAATTGTTGAAATAGGTTTAAAAGAACTTCACTTAATTACTGGTCAAAAACCAATTGCAACAAAATCTAAGAAATCAATTGCTACTTTTAAATTAAGAGAAGGACAAGCAATTGGTGCAAAAGTTACACTAAGAAGAGAAAACATGTGAAACTTTTTAACAAAATTAATCTCAATTGCAATTCCTAGAATTAGAGACTTTAGAGGATTATCAACTAAGTCTTTTGATGGGAATGGAAACTATACATTTGGAATTAAAGAACAAATTATCTTTCCAGAAATTGTGTATGATGATGTTAAAAAACTAAGAGGTTTTGATATTACAATTGTAACTTCAGCTAAAACTGACAAAGAAGCAATGTTTTTATTAAAAGAATTAGGAATGCCTTTTGTAAAAACTAAGGAGGCAAAATAA
- the rpsE gene encoding 30S ribosomal protein S5 has translation MEDIKTTTPEVKNEENKTSEVKEGKALEKNNKPHFVKANSSNVKPFERRSNPNNKKPFSKDGSGNKPNKIVKQSVTGLEEKIVGVKKISKTTKGGRNMRFSALAVIGDRKGNVGFGLGKSIEVPVAIRKALKSAKNNMYKVKMNKNFTLYHEVIGKHGAGKVLIKPAPKGTGVIAGGPIKVVLELCGFKDVYSKNLGKNTSLNMVRATIKGLQMQKSPKEYATLRDKTLKDIWE, from the coding sequence ATGGAAGATATTAAAACAACGACTCCTGAAGTTAAAAATGAAGAAAATAAAACTTCAGAAGTAAAAGAAGGTAAAGCCTTAGAAAAAAACAACAAACCTCATTTTGTAAAAGCAAACTCTTCAAATGTAAAACCTTTTGAAAGAAGATCTAATCCAAATAACAAAAAACCTTTTTCAAAAGATGGTAGTGGAAATAAACCAAACAAAATTGTTAAACAATCAGTTACTGGTTTAGAAGAAAAAATTGTTGGTGTTAAAAAGATTTCTAAAACTACTAAGGGTGGTAGAAATATGAGATTTAGCGCACTAGCAGTAATTGGAGATAGAAAAGGAAATGTTGGTTTTGGTTTAGGAAAATCAATTGAAGTTCCAGTAGCTATTAGAAAAGCTTTAAAAAGTGCAAAGAACAACATGTATAAAGTAAAAATGAACAAAAACTTCACTTTATACCATGAAGTTATTGGTAAACATGGTGCTGGTAAAGTTTTAATTAAACCAGCTCCTAAAGGTACTGGGGTAATTGCTGGTGGTCCAATTAAAGTGGTTCTAGAACTTTGTGGATTCAAAGATGTATATTCTAAAAACTTAGGAAAAAATACTTCTTTAAACATGGTTAGAGCAACTATTAAAGGATTACAAATGCAAAAATCTCCTAAAGAATATGCTACTCTTAGAGATAAAACATTGAAAGATATTTGGGAGTAA
- the rpsH gene encoding 30S ribosomal protein S8: MYMDPISDLLLRIKTGTKTKRNSVVVKTSKLVTNILEILKNEGYIEGFKTESIGKNKNQTVVNLKYRNNVSSITGLKQISKPGLRIYSEAQKLPKVLNGLGIAIISTSMGLMTDKNAKKNNVGGEVIAYVW; the protein is encoded by the coding sequence ATGTACATGGATCCAATTTCAGATTTACTTTTAAGAATTAAAACAGGAACTAAAACAAAAAGAAATTCTGTAGTAGTTAAAACTTCTAAATTAGTTACTAACATTTTAGAAATTTTAAAAAATGAAGGATATATTGAAGGATTTAAAACTGAATCAATTGGTAAAAACAAAAACCAAACAGTTGTAAATTTAAAATATAGAAATAATGTTTCTTCAATTACAGGATTAAAACAAATTTCAAAACCAGGTCTAAGAATTTATAGTGAAGCTCAAAAATTACCAAAAGTTTTAAATGGTTTAGGGATAGCAATTATTTCTACAAGCATGGGATTAATGACTGATAAAAATGCTAAGAAAAACAATGTAGGTGGCGAAGTAATCGCTTACGTTTGATAG